A single Triticum dicoccoides isolate Atlit2015 ecotype Zavitan chromosome 2A, WEW_v2.0, whole genome shotgun sequence DNA region contains:
- the LOC119354264 gene encoding putative receptor-like protein kinase At4g00960, producing the protein MLLAVIAVVLLLLPPAMPFEDFLCDGSTYAPNSTFQASLALVAAVLPGNASSMPSGFATAEAGASPNRAYAMALCRGDVNASTCAACVAAAFRAAGAQESCPNNTGATMYEDACVLRFSTVQFLDFLRADQWQPGELTFQITPASRNVKSAQGAWFSAAATSILTAVVDHALAAAGNSTTAKKYFATGEVDFQPRIYALAQCLPEMTPSQCRSCLGTLLVQTTPMLSTKPRWIMSFVVWCNLRYSVRPFYEGRSMLQLPAPPPPAVVSPSVTPEPGPTGKKKSAAGISASIGCSVLLLFLLSVFAFVRFKRRTTKQSEDDHPFKKIVGAQCMIFELAALQEATENFSEKNKLGEGGFGIVYKGILADGQEIAVKKLLGGTASGFHQLHNEVQLLAQLQHKNLVRLQGFCSHRDDTLLVYEYIKNGTLDNFLFETSDENTLSWEQQYNIILGIAKGILYLHEDSSMRIIHRDLKPNNILVDDGMDPKIADFGLARLLGEGHTHTKTARAVGTLGYMAPEYAIHGRVSPKIDIFSFGVLVLEIVTRRRNSSSDDRDEVNLISDVWNCWTKGTVSQMIDPSLDEHARSQALRCMHIGLMCIQSDPDDRPYISSVIFMLTRDNTEIQAPAQPAFFFGREAALASPAYDRSDFILGQDVSVNAVTITEPYPR; encoded by the exons ATGCTTCTGGCCGTCATAGCCGTCGTCCTGCTCCtgctgccgccggccatgccgtTCGAGGACTTCTTGTGCGATGGCAGCACCTACGCGCCCAACAGCACTTTCCAGGCGAGCCTCGCCCTCGTCGCCGCGGTGCTCCCCGGCAACGCCTCCTCCATGCCGTCCGGCTTCGCCACCGCCGAGGCCGGCGCGTCGCCCAACCGGGCCTACGCCATGGCGCTCTGCCGCGGCGACGTCAACGCCTCCACCTGCGCCGCCTGCGTGGCCGCCGCGTTCCGTGCCGCCGGCGCCCAGGAGAGCTGCCCCAACAACACGGGCGCCACCATGTACGAGGACGCCTGCGTCCTTCGCTTCTCCACCGTGCAGTTCCTCGACTTCCTCAGGGCCGACCAGTGGCAGCCCGGAGAGCTTAC TTTTCAAATTACCCCGGCGTCTCGGAATGTCAAGTCGGCACAGGGAGCATGGTTCAGCGCCGCCGCCACGTCCATCCTCACCGCCGTGGTCGACCACGCATTGGCCGCGGCGGGCAACTCAACGACCGCCAAGAAGTACTTCGCCACGGGCGAGGTGGACTTCCAGCCTAGGATCTACGCGCTCGCGCAGTGCCTCCCCGAGATGACGCCGTCGCAGTGCCGGAGCTGCCTCGGGACCCTCCTCGTGCAAACAACGCCCATGCTCAGCACCAAGCCCCGATGGATCATGTCTTTTGTGGTCTGGTGCAACCTGAGGTACAGCGTGCGGCCGTTCTACGAGGGTCGGTCGATGCTGCAGCTCCCGGCGCCACCACCGCCGGCAGTCGTGTCTCCATCTGTAACTCCAGAGCCTGGACCAACAG GGAAGAAAAAGAGTGCAGCAGGAATCTCTGCGAGCATTGGTTGTTCCGTCCTCTTGCTATTTCTTCTTTCGGTTTTCGCTTTCGTTCGATTCAAGAGAAGGACTACTAAGCAATCAGAGGACGACCACC CATTCAAGAAAATTGTGGGTGCACAATGCATGATCTTTGAGTTAGCAGCACTGCAAGAGGCAACTGAAAACTTCTCGGAAAAGAACAAGCTCGGAGAAGGTGGTTTTGGCATTGTGTACAAG GGGATACTAGCAGATGGGCAGGAAATAGCAGTGAAGAAGCTTTTGGGAGGAACTGCGAGTGGTTTTCATCAACTGCACAATGAGGTGCAGCTATTGGCACAGCTGCAGCACAAGAACCTTGTTAGATTACAGGGGTTTTGCTCGCATCGGGATGATACGCTGCTCGTTTATGAATATATCAAGAATGGGACCCTCGACAACTTTCTATTTG AAACTAGTGACGAAAATACACTGAGCTGGGAGCAACAGTACAACATCATTCTTGGGATTGCCAAGGGAATATTGTACCTTCACGAGGATTCAAGCATGAGGATCATCCACCGGGACCTTAAACCTAACAACATTCTCGTTGATGACGGCATGGATCCGAAAATCGCAGACTTTGGACTTGCAAGGCTGCTAGGAGAAGGTCATACTCACACCAAGACAGCTAGAGCTGTCGGAACACT AGGTTACATGGCACCCGAGTATGCAATACACGGCCGCGTGTCGCCCAAGATCGATATTTTCAGCTTCGGTGTCTTGGTCCTCGAAATCGTAACTAGGAGACGGAACAGCAGTTCTGACGATCGCGATGAAGTGAATCTTATTAGTGAT GTGTGGAACTGCTGGACGAAAGGGACGGTATCGCAGATGATAGACCCATCGCTGGACGAACACGCCCGAAGCCAGGCATTACGATGTATGCACATCGGGTTGATGTGCATCCAGTCGGACCCTGACGACAGGCCTTACATATCATCCGTCATTTTCATGTTAACCAGGGACAACACGGAGATTCAAGCACCCGCGCAACCTGCattcttctttgggagagaagcggCTTTAGCTTCTCCGGCATATGACCGATCTGATTTCATCCTGGGACAGGATGTCTCTGTGAATGCGGTTACAATTACTGAGCCGTATCCTAGGTAG